TCATTAAACTAACGACTCAGACTCTTATCTTTATAAAAGGGTTAGGTTTGCTCAGACCAATGGCAGAAAATGAAGTCATCCACCACATGCCTCAGCCTTAAAATCAGGTGTGTTGTTCAGTCTATACACTCCCCACTCTAGTTTACCCCCACTAGCTTTCGCTTTTGTCCATGGAGGATCATCACTTGTTGCCTTGTTAAAAGGTTCTCCACACTGATATTGCTTCAAGTTCAATAATTAATactacataaatatttttttatctttgtaaCATACCTTGGATATAAGTATGATTAGATCAACAGAAGATGACATGAGGCTGTGAGTCGTTGATATGCAGATGGGCCTGCAGATTAAGAGTTCGTTTAGGATTGTTTCtattcaaagatatttttaataaaagtattctCTCAAGAAATATTGATAAAAGATTtctttataaaacattataagtaattttttaatgttataaataatattttaaaattttaaaaacatttttttttttaattttgtttaacaCTTGATGTTTTTTCAAGAATactttctaaattaaaaatgtttcttaccATCGTAATCATTGTCAAATGGACTTTAAATTATTCAGTTAAAATTTCTAATCCTCTACAAATCAACCTATTATTTCTCTGCATAgatggatatattttttattttcatctttattctacaaaaattaaatattatgaacgaatatcattttttttaaataatgctTTCTATTCTACCCAAgtggaatttaaatattttttattaattaagactaaaatgaagaaaaaagtaCACACCCTTATCCTGCTTatccaaaacttcaaaaaaaaaaaaaaaaatggttgaaaggCTAAAGGGGTGATGAATTCATTTAAATTGAACTTGTTTACTTTTGACCAAGAGGACCTTGGGCACCATCCCTTTGATTTTATGGGATTCCAAAACCCTAGCACACGCCTTAGGTGTTGGGAGTTGGGGCAAAAACAAGCAGGTTAGGACAAGTCAGCACTGAAAACAAATATTTCTGCAGTAGTCCAGAGTTCTAAAGTAAATAGCAAATACATAACACTGTCACATTATATGCCCTAGCTATTATAATCCTTTCTCCACACTCATAAGTCAATATCATTACAAACTAAGAGCTTAGTACATGTAAAATAGGACAATGGACAGTGCAAAAATGTCTGTGCTGGGGAACACAAAAGTACCTGCAGACCCTCACTCACATAAGGCTGCATAATGGGTTGAGAAGGATGAAAGTGTCCATGAAGAAGCTGGGAAACCCTAGTATGAAAGCTTGGTTCAAGAAGACTATTATGAGAAGATGTGAGACCATGAGATGGTTTGCAGGCATCTACAACACCTAAAAGCTCCATTCCATCATGCTGAGAAATGAGTGAAATGAAATGGTATTTGGAATTCTATAATGAATCTTGGGGCTGATGAACTACTGTAATATTCCCTTTTTCATGACTTTCTGCTGAATAATGATGCATAAAGAGAGAATAAACAAGAGAGAGTGTTAAGAAACAAATGGAGTTGATTTAGAAGAGTAAACAATTAATCTGGAAGCTGCATCTTCTTGTTCTGGTTTTGGACCAGTTGATGCTTTCTTTTGTCTGTAGTGCATTGATATCAGTTTGAAATGAAAAGCTTAGATATCCATCCACagaaattttctaatttactgCTGcctataatgaaaaatataggaAATCAAACCCTACCAACatgtttctgtttttaaaaatagaaaaatgtttctCATACTCGATGATGACTTTCCATAAAATAcagttttaaaatttctttttgaaaatatgatattttttaattattttcaatcattttcattttatgctAAAGAggttgtttcaaaaaataattctacagaatgattaaaaataaaatattacagataaaaaataatttttaaagatatttggAAACACAAAAGATCAGTCTGTAATGCCCCaagttttttaaacaattttttcttttaaaaaataatcattgaattatttttaaaaactgtttaagAACCATTTTGACCGAACACACAGGTGACACTAATTTAGAAGAAATTTTCGGAAAGGAAATTATAGGAAAGTAAGAGGTGTTCCTCCCGAGAGCAAAGAATATAATTACAGCTAATATAAGTTATAACAACCCCTTCAAAGGATTTTCTGTgctataaaaaattaaccacaCTGCCCCTACAATCACTGACCACATTGAGGAAAACAATGCATGAACACATGGtgtattcaaaatttcaaatcaatataCAAGAAAGGAAAGCTCAGAATCGCAGAACCCCGAGGTGAAGGTGGTGTGGCTACTGATTAATTTTATATCTCTCCCTCTTTCTTTTATCTCTTCTTTTCTTGCTTGACTGCAAAGTATTGAGGTAATGGGGTGGCTGCAGTTGCAGAAGTGGAGTGTAATGagtttgagattaaaaaaagaagcgAAAAATACAAGCTCCCGCACACACAAGGAGACCCAATGCAAATCCTAGAAGAGAGGTTAGGGATTTGAGGCAATTGCCATTGCCAATGCCGATGCCGAGGCAATACTTCAACATCCACAACCAACACCCGATGTCGAGGCAATCTTTCTGCAcccaccacctccacctcctcttCTGTAATCGTAAtcttccccattttctccttctccttctacTTGCATCTGCTTGTGCTGTTTCTGCTGCAAATAATGAAGCTCTCACACTCTATTCATGGCTTCACAGCTCTCCTTCACCGCCTCTGGGTTTCTCAGACTGGAACCCTTTGGCCCCCCATCCTTGTAACTGGTCTTACATCACTTGTTCTTCAGAAAACTTCGTTACAGAAATAAATGTCCAGTCTCTTCATTTAGCTCTTCCCTTCCCTTCCAATCTTTCCTCCCTTGTTTTTCTTAAGAAGTTTACTGTTTCGGATGCTAACCTGACCGGAACGATCCCCGCTGATATTGGAGACTGCACTGAGCTTACAGTACTGGACGTTGGTTCAAACAGTCTCGTGGGTAGCATTCCATCTAGTATCGGGAAGCTCCATTATCTTGAAGACCTCATTTTAAACTCTAACCAGATTACTGGGAAGATCCCGGCAGAGCTTGGTGACTGCACCGGCCTTAAGAGTCTTCTCCTATATGATAATCAATTAAGTGGTGATATTCCGGTTGAGCTTGGAAAACTGTTGAGTCTAGAAGTTATACGGGCAGGAGGGAACAGAGACATCTCAGGGATAATCCCGGATGAGCTTGGAAATTGTCAGAATTTGAAGGTGCTTGGTCTTGCTTATACTAAAATTTCTGGCTCCATACCTGTTTCATTGGGTAAGCTAAGCAAGCTTCAGACGCTATCAGTGTACACTACAATGCTATCTGGTGAGATACCGCAGGAATTAGGGAACTGTTCTGAGCTTGTGGATTTATTTCTCTATGAGAACAGTCTCTCGGGTTCACTCCCCCTGCAGCTTGGCAAGCTTCAAAAGCTGGAGAAGATGTTACTGTGGCAGAACAACCTTGATGGGACTATTCCTGAGGAGATTGGGAACTGCGGAAGCTTGAGGACTCTTGATCTCTCCTTGAATTCTTTCTCTGGGAGTATACCTTTGTCTTTTGGGACCCTCACAATGCTTGAAGAGCTTATGCTTAGTAACAATAATCTCTCTGGCTCAATCCCATCAGGTCTTTCCAATGCCACCAACCTCCTGCAGTTACAAGTTGATACTAACCAGATATCAGGTCCAATCCCACAAGAACTTGGGATGCTGAGGGATCTCACTGTCTTCTTTGGCTGGGATAACAAATTTGAAGGAAGCATTCCTTCTGCATTGGCTGGTTGCAGAAGCCTCCAGGCTTTAGATTTGTCACACAATTCTCTGACTGGTAGCTTGCCTCCTGGCCTAtttcaacttcaaaatttgaCAAAGCTTCTCTTGATTTCTAATGACATTTCTGGTTCGATTCCTGTGGAGATTGGAAATTGCAGCTCCCTTGTTCGCCTCCGTCTTCAAGACAATAAAATCACCGGAGAGATTCCCAAAGAAGTTGGGTTCCTCACTAACCTCAGTTTCCTCGACCTGTCTCAAAACCGTCTTTCTGGAAGGGTGCCAGATGAGATTGGCAATTGTACTGACTTACAGATGGTGGACTTAAGCAACAACAGCTTTGTAGGCACTTTGCCCGGTTCTCTTTCTTCTCTCACCAGGCTCCAGGTCTTGGATGTTTCCATGAACCAGTTTGAGGGTGAGATTCCTGGGAGTTTTGGTCAACTTACAGCACTTAATAGGCTTGTCCTCCGTAGGAACTCCCTCTCCGGTTCTATCCCTTCATCGCTTGGCCAATGCTCAAGTCTTCAGTTGCTTGATCTTAGCAGTAACGCACTCTCCGGTGGCATTCCTAAGGAACTTTTCGGGATTGAGGCTCTTGACATTGCTCTTAACTTGAGTTGGAATGCCCTCACTGGGGTAATCTCACCCCAGATTTCTGCTCTCAG
Above is a genomic segment from Vitis riparia cultivar Riparia Gloire de Montpellier isolate 1030 chromosome 7, EGFV_Vit.rip_1.0, whole genome shotgun sequence containing:
- the LOC117917794 gene encoding LRR receptor-like serine/threonine-protein kinase RCH1, which produces MPMPRQYFNIHNQHPMSRQSFCTHHLHLLFCNRNLPHFLLLLLLASACAVSAANNEALTLYSWLHSSPSPPLGFSDWNPLAPHPCNWSYITCSSENFVTEINVQSLHLALPFPSNLSSLVFLKKFTVSDANLTGTIPADIGDCTELTVLDVGSNSLVGSIPSSIGKLHYLEDLILNSNQITGKIPAELGDCTGLKSLLLYDNQLSGDIPVELGKLLSLEVIRAGGNRDISGIIPDELGNCQNLKVLGLAYTKISGSIPVSLGKLSKLQTLSVYTTMLSGEIPQELGNCSELVDLFLYENSLSGSLPLQLGKLQKLEKMLLWQNNLDGTIPEEIGNCGSLRTLDLSLNSFSGSIPLSFGTLTMLEELMLSNNNLSGSIPSGLSNATNLLQLQVDTNQISGPIPQELGMLRDLTVFFGWDNKFEGSIPSALAGCRSLQALDLSHNSLTGSLPPGLFQLQNLTKLLLISNDISGSIPVEIGNCSSLVRLRLQDNKITGEIPKEVGFLTNLSFLDLSQNRLSGRVPDEIGNCTDLQMVDLSNNSFVGTLPGSLSSLTRLQVLDVSMNQFEGEIPGSFGQLTALNRLVLRRNSLSGSIPSSLGQCSSLQLLDLSSNALSGGIPKELFGIEALDIALNLSWNALTGVISPQISALSRLSILDLSHNKIGGDLMALSGLENLVSLNISYNNFSGYLPDNKLFRQLSATDLAGNKGLCSSNRDSCFVRNPADVGLPNSSSFRRSQRLKLAIALLVALTVAMAILGMLAVFRARKMVGDDNDSELGGDSWPWQFTPFQKLNFSVEQVLTCLVEANVIGKGCSGVVYRAEMENGEVIAVKKLWPTTLAAGYNCQDDRLGVNKGVRDSFSTEVKTLGSIRHKNIVRFLGCCWNQSTRLLMYDFMPNGSLGSLLHERSRCCLEWDLRYRIVLGSAQGLSYLHHDCVPPIVHRDIKANNILIGFDFEPYIADFGLAKLVDDRDYARSSNTIAGSYGYIAPEYGYMMKITEKSDVYSYGVVVLEVLTGKQPIDPTIPDGLHIVDWVRQRKGQIEVLDPSLHSRPESELEEMMQTLGVALLCVNPTPDDRPSMKDVAAMLKEIRHEREESLKVDMLLKGSPENGRHEVNNSGGGPSEMMQCSYPQSNNTSFSASSLLYSSSCNAKMPFK